The Helicoverpa armigera isolate CAAS_96S chromosome 18, ASM3070526v1, whole genome shotgun sequence genome has a window encoding:
- the LOC110380152 gene encoding uncharacterized protein LOC110380152 isoform X1, which translates to MRQKIYTMQEKLVDLEPVIKKYEGDPRFRMAYIFRQLDDWLKSLRGLYFAMSKWSNTAENRFKRRIWSYEHAARNIDVTYTVDYLAHVHATYIKQMEDIMPAAQREEMQKERERMLSCRRRTSKQADHHHAAHSNLTM; encoded by the coding sequence ATGAGACAAAAAATTTATACTATGCAAGAAAAACTCGTAGACCTCGAGCCCGTAATAAAGAAATACGAGGGCGACCCGCGGTTCCGCATGGCGTACATCTTCCGGCAGCTGGACGACTGGCTGAAGAGCCTGCGCGGCCTGTACTTCGCCATGTCCAAGTGGAGCAACACCGCCGAGAACCGCTTCAAGCGGCGCATCTGGAGCTACGAGCACGCTGCGCGCAACATCGACGTCACGTACACCGTGGACTACCTGGCGCACGTGCACGCCACCTACATCAAGCAGATGGAGGACATCATGCCCGCCGCGCAGCGCGAGGAGATGCAGAAGGAGCGCGAAAGAATGTTGAGCTGCAGGAGAAGAACAAGCAAGCAGGCTGACCACCACCATGCTGCTCATTCTAACCTTACAATGTAA
- the LOC110380152 gene encoding uncharacterized protein LOC110380152 isoform X2 — MLPATTLLVVIGSLSIALSVEIVNKRSGEHLISLRDYDFVGEDARLARALTARLAVLQAPLQAQPPPPPPPRRPPAPPLRRDLLPLSLRGYPRQPSFTSSYYSLHISNQKNAGQLETTRFFGAIARYDNKNNCTG; from the exons ATGCTGCCTGCAACTACACTATTGG TGGTCATCGGGTCCCTGTCCATAGCACTCA GTGTGGAAATAGTGAATAAGCGAAGTGGGGAGCACCTGATCAGCCTGCGGGACTACGACTTCGTGGGCGAGGACGCGCGGCTGGCGCGGGCGCTGACGGCGCGGCTCGCGGTGCTGCAGGCGCCGCTGCAagcgcagccgccgccgccgccgccgccgcgccgcccgcccgcgccgccgctgcGCCGCGACCTGCTGCCGCTCAGTCTGCGCGGATACCCCAGGCAACCTTCCTTCACTTCCTCATACTATTCTCTTCATATTAGCAACCAAAAAAATGCGGGACAATTAGAGACTACTAGATTCTTTGGAGCCATCGCTcgttatgataataaaaataactgcacaGGGTGA